In Gemmatimonadota bacterium, the sequence ACCCGGCGCGAGAAGGTCACCGAGGTCCGCTGGGGCATCGCGGACTTCCGGCGGCGCTTTAGCCGCGACCCCGAGGGGATGTGGCTGCCGGAGACGGCGGTGGACGAGGAGACCCTCGACGTGCTGGCGCAGGAGGGGATCCGCTTCACCATCCTGGCCCCCACGCAGGTGGACCCGGTGCCCCCCGCGGGCCTCCCCGCCCTGGTGCGCACCCTGGGCGGCCGCAGCATCGGGGTGTTCGTCTACGACGGCCCCATCTCCCACGACGTGGCCTTCGGCCCGCTGGTGCGCGACGGGCTGGCCTGGGGCGCCCGGATGCTGGAGCGCCACGCCGACGCCGCCGGCCCGGTGCTGGTCTCGGCGGCCACCGACGGCGAGACCTTCGGCCACCACCACGCCTTCGGCGAGATGGCGCTGGCCATGATGCTGGAGCGGCTGCGGGAGTTCCCCGGGGTGCGGGTGGAGAACTACGCCAGCTTCCTGGCCCGCCACGGGGTGACGCACGAGGCCCGGCTGGTGGCGCCGAGCGCCTGGAGCTGCAGCCATGGGGTGGAGCGGTGGCGCAGCGACTGCGGCTGCAAGATGGCGCACGACCCGCCGACCCAGCAGCGCTGGCGGGGGCCGCTGCGCGAGGCGATGGGCTGGCTCACCGAGGCGGCGCACCGGATCTACGATCACGAGGCCCCGACGCTGTTCACCGACCCCGCCGCCGCGCTGGCGGGCTATGGCGAGGTGATGGGCCAGGGGCCGGCGGCGGTGCACGCCTACGCCCTCGCGGCGGCCCGCCCGGGGCTGGCCCCGGAGCAGCTCTGCCGGGCGGCGGAGCTGCTGGAACTGGAGCGGGGCGCGCTGCGCAGCCTGACCTCGTGCGCCTGGTTCTTCGACGACATCGGGGGGATCGAGGCGCTGCAGGTGCTGCGCTACGCCGCGCGGGTGGTGGGGCTGGCGGGGCCGGAGGCGGCCGCGCTGGAGGATGGCCTTACCACCCGGCTGGCCGCCGCCGAGAGCAACGCCCGGACCCTGGGCAGCGGGCGGGAGATCTACTTCCAGCGGGCCCGGCCGCACCTCGACCCGCCGCTCCGGATCGCGGCGGGGCTGGCCGCCGCGCGGGCGCTGGCGCCGGCCGCGGCGGCGAGCCCCGCCTGGGAGCTGAGCGGCCCGGACGGCGACCTGACGCTGACCGACCGGCGCACCGGCCGGGGCATCCGCCTGGCGGTGGCGCTGGAGCGGGAGGGGCTCGAGCTGCGGGCCACGGTGCGAGCCCTCCCCGACGGGGCCGGGATCGTGCTGGCGCTGACGGATCTCCCGGAGCGGCAGCGCAGCGCCATCGCGGGGGCGATCCGGGGGGGCGAGCTGCGCCGGCTGCTGACGGTGGAGGAGCACGCCCGGTTGGAACAGGGGGAGGAGCTGCGGCCGCTGGTGCGGCAGGCGCTCACCCGGCGGGTGCAGGGGCTGGCGGAGGACCGGAGCCCCGCGGCCCTGGCGGCGGTGACGGAGCTGCTGGTGCTGCTGGACCAGCTGGGACAGGCGGTGCCGTTCGACGCGCAGACCGCGTTCTACCGGGTCTGGCAGGCCCATGGGGCGGACGAGGGCGCCATGGCGCGCCTGGCCCACCGCATGGGGTTCGTGGCGGGCTAGCGGGTCAGCCGACCCACTGGCGCCGCCACTGCTTGGCGGCGCTGATGAACTCGTGGAACAGGTGGCGGGTGTGCGGGTCGGTCAGCTCGAACACCTCCGGATGCCACTGCACCCCCACCAGGAAGTGGTCCGAGGGCGACTCCACCGCCTCGATCACCCCGTCGGGCGAGGTGGCGGAGGGCACCAGGTCGGGCGCCAGGGCCTTGATGGCCTGGTGGTGCATGCTGTTCACCTTGAAGGTCTGCCGTTCCATCACCCCATGCAGCCGGCTCCCCGGGGCCACCGTGACCTCGTGCGCCAGGTGATCGCGCTCGAAGCCCGCGGTGGGGAAGTAGTCGTGCTTGATGGCCTGGGGGATCTGGTCGGCGATGTCCTGGTACAGCGTGCCGCCGAGGGCCACGTTGATGACCTGGATGCCGCGGCAGAGGCCGAGGACCGGCTTGCGGTCCTCGATGGCCCACTTGGTGAGCTGCAGCTCCACCCGGTCGCGGGCGGGGTCCACGGCGCCGAGCTTGGGGTGGCGGTCCTCGCCGAAGGTGGCGGGGTCCATGTCCACGCCGCCCGGGATCAGGATGCCGTCGAGGTGGCGGTAGATCTCGTAGAGGGTGTCCTCGTCGTCGTCGAGGAGCGGCACCATCCACGGCACCCCGCCCACGATGGTCGTGGCCAGGAAGTACCGCTGGTTCATCACCCAGGACTCCGGCAGCCCGGCGGGGATGCCGTCGATGGAGTGCAGCGTCTGGGTGGTCAGCCCGATGACCGGGCGGTTCTGGCGCTGTGGCATATGGGGAATACTATCGTCCCGGGTCCGCGAGTACACGATGAAGTCGGGTCGTGAAATCCTTCATATTCCGCTGGCAACATCCGCGCCACGGGGCCCGTCCCCCCCTCAGACGACCCCCTCGGCGGTCTCCCGGACCAGGTGGTCCACCACCGACTTCATGTCCCCGGTCTGCTTGAAGGCCGCGATCTGGCGGTCGGCGCTGGTGCCCCCGTCGAGGATCTTGAAGGCGTACTCGACCTCCTTGCGGGTGCCGAGCTCGTCGATCACGTCGTCGAGGAACCACTCGATCATCTCCCGGATCAGGGCGCGGGCCGGCAGCTCCTGGCTCTTGCCGAAGTCGATCAGCTTGCCGTCCAGCCCGTAGCGCACCGCCCGCCACTTGTTCTCGTCGATCAGCGCCGAGGGGTAGACCCGGAACGTCAGGTTGTCGCGGCGCAGCTTCCACAGCTTGGCGATGATGGCCTGGAAGATGGCGGCGATGCAGACCGCCTCGTCCACCCGGGTGCAGACGTCGCACACCCGGAACTCGAGGGTGGGGTAGCTCCAGCTGGGCCGCACGTCCCACCAGATCTTGGACGCATTGGGGATGCAGTTGGTTCCCACCATGGTGTTCACCAGCCCCTCGAACTCCGACCAGCTGTGCAGCGACCGGGGGATGCCGGTCCGGGGGAAGTCCCGGAAGACGATGCTGCGGTAGCTCTTGAGCCCGGTCTGGCGGCCCATCCAGAAGGGGGAGCTGGTGGAGAGGCAGAGCACGTGGGGGAGCAGGTAGCGGGAGACGTTCATCGCGTCGATGAGGAACTCCCGGTCCTCGATGCCGATGTGCACGTGGGTGCCGAAGATCAGCAGGCGCTGGGCCAGCTCCTGCAGGTCCTCCTTGACCCCGATGTAGCGGTCGAGCGGCGTGATCTGCTGCTCCAGCCACGAGGAGAAGGGGTGGCTCCCGGCGGCGATGACCTGCAGCCCCTGCTTGGCGGCGAGGTCCATGACCAGCCGGCGCAGCCGGACCAGCTCGGCGCGCACCTCGGCGGGGTGGTGGCAGACCTTGGTGCCCACCTCGACCATGGACTGGTGCAGCTCGGGCTTCACCTCGCCCAGGACCACGGAATCCTCCTTGAGGATCTCCGTGATGTAGGAGCGGAGCTCGCGGGTCACCGGGTCGATGATCTGGTATTCCTCTTCGACGCCGAGGGTGAGGCTGGGGGCTTTCATTGCAGTCCCTGGGGTGGAGATGGTCGAGCAATCAGGGGAAGCGGGAAGCGGGAAGCGGCCGGCCCATCCGCAGGCGCGCGTCCGCGTTCCGTTCCCCGTTTCCCGCTTCCCGTTTTCCGCTTCCCGTTTCCCGCCGTCAGGCCGTCCGCGGCTCCACCACGAACACCGGCACCGTGCTCCCGCCACCGGCGGTGACGTTGAGCAGGGCGGCGGTGGAGAGGCGGGTGAGGCAGCCGTCCATGGCCGCGCCGTGGAGCACGAAGGGCGCGGTGTCCATCATCCGGTCGAGCAGGTGCAGGGTGCCGTCGGCCCAGGTGGGGTACGGCTCGGCGGGGATCCCCACCCGCTCCTGCACGATGTACGGCTCCGCCAGGGCCTTCCGGATTTCGGCCTGCCACTCGGTGGCGGAGACGGTCCAGCCCAGCACCACGCCGGCGCCGCCGTAGTCGTCGTTGGGCTTGAGCACCAGGCGGGCCTGCTGCTCCACCATCCACGGGAGCAGGTCGATCCGCTCGTCCCGGTAGACGGTGTGCCGCTCCTCCACCACGCGGGTCCACGGGATGTGCGCGGCGATGGTGAGGCGCTCGGCGGCGGGGAAGAGCCGGGCGTTGCGCTCGTCGGAGAGCACCGCGAGGCTCGCCTTCTTGTGCAGCATCTTGCAGCGGAACGGGTTCACCATGCAGGCGGCGCGGTCGCGGACCGCGCGCACCATGGCGTGCTCCGGCCCCTCGCGCTCCACCAGCTCGTTGATGAGCACCCGCTTGTAGATGAGGTCCACCGGGCCGCCGCCGCCGTAGAGCCGCCCGCCGCGGTACTCCATGGTCCGTGGGTCGACGATGACCGTCTCGAGGCCCAGCGACTGGAAGTAGGCCTGGAAGATCTCGAACTCCACCACGGTGGGGACGTCGTCCCAGTCCACGATGGCGATGCGGGGCCGGTTCCAGCCGCCGGAGAACTCGCGCCAGGCGTCGAGGAGCACGGTGGCCACGCCGGGCCGCGCCGGGAGCGGGCGCAGGTCGAACTGGCGCCGGAAGCGGCGCATCACCGGGATGGCGGCAAAGGCGTCGGTGAGCGCGTCGTTGAAGCCGGCGCCCGCGGGCGTCTCGGCGTTGTACTCGGTGAGCATCACCGCGCCGGTGACGGGATCCTCGAAGCAGTCGAGCCGGCCGTGCGGGCTCGGGCTGCCGTAGCCGGGATCGGCCAGCACCAGCGGCTCCTCCCACTCCGCCAGGCGGAACTGGGCCCGGAGGGCGGGGTCGGCCATCGCGGCCTGGTGCACCCGCCCGAAGGCGCGCAGCAGCCGCTCCATGCCGGTGGCGATGGCCCGATGGCGCTCGGGGGTCAGGAACCGCGGGCGGAGCACGGTGCAGAGCGGCCGCCCGCCGAAGACCACGTGGCGGCGGCGCAGCTCGGCGTCGAGCATGGCGTGGCTCGCCTCGGCCAGGTCGGCGTCGGCGAGGAGGTCGTGGTAGGCCTGGATGGCGTCGGTCATGGCAGTCCCGGCCGCTACGGCCGGCGGCTCTGGGCAAAGAGCTGCGCCCAGCCCGCCTGCGCCACCTGGCGCCGGCCGCCCTGGGCCAGGCGGATGACCAGGTCGGCCATGTGGGTCACCACCCAGTCGAAGTACTTCGGGGTGAGCGAGTAGATGTCCATGTCGGGCGCGGGGTTCATGAAGTCGATCGCGTAGGGCACGCCATCCCGGATGGCGAACTCGATCGAGTTCATGTCGTACCCCAGCGCGCGCACGATGGTCCGGCAGTCGCGGGTCACCCGCTCCTTGAGCGCCGGGGCGAGGTAGTCGTCGTCGGGGACGTAGCGACGGCCCTTGGGGTCGTAGTGCATGACCAGGATCTCCTCCTGGCCCAGGCACATGCAGCGCACGAACTGCTCGAAGTGGATGAACTCCTGCACGATCATCGTGAGCAGGCCGGACTCGTCGTAGCGCCGGAGGAGCTCCTCGAGGGTGTGGCAGATGTAGACGTCGCGCCAGCCGCCGCCGTGGGCGTCCTTGAGCACGCAGGGGAGGCCGATCTCCCGCACCAGCCCCTCCCAGTCCACCAGCTGCATGTTCTTGAGGCTCTCCTGCGGCACGATCCCCGGCACGTAGTCCTTGTTGGGGAGCACCACGGTCTTCGGGCTGGCCACGCCGAGCTTGGTGATCAGCGCGGCGCCGAAGAGCTTGTCGTCGGCGGTCCACATGAAGGGGTTGTTCACCACCGCGACGCCCTCGAGCACGCACTGCTTGAGGTAGGTGCGGTAGAACGGCACCTCGTGGGAGATGCGGTCCACGATCACGTCGTAGGGACAGGGCTGGTCCATCGCCACGGCGCCGACGGAGACCATCTCGGCGGTGACGCCGGCCTCCCGGCGGTTCACTTCCTCAAGGAACCTGGGCGGAAAGCTCCACTCGCGGCCCACCAGCAGTCCGACGCGCTTGGTCATGGGAAATCGAATCCTGGAGTCAGGTGATGAGATGTCGGCTCGGCGACTCGGCCGTAGCCTACTGCCCTACCGCCCTACCGCCTTACCGCCACTCCCTCGCGCCCGAGTCGCCGCTCCGCGGCTCCTGAAGGGCGCTCGGTCGCCGCCCTACCGCCTAGTCGTGCCCCTGCAGGTAGATCCGGACCATCTGCTCCCAGTAGGGCCAGTCGTGGGCGTGGCCGTCCCAGACGCGGAGCGCGTTGCCGATGCCCTTCTGCCACAGGATCCCGGAGAAGTCGCTGTTGTTCTGGTACATCGGGTCGGTGCGGCCGATGGCGAGGATGATGTCCTGCCGCCGGAAGGCGGCGAGGCGGCCCGGGTCGTGCTCGTGGGGCATGAACTGCATCGGGTTGACCTGGTACACGTTGTCGTCGGCGTACCCGCCGGTCATCCGGGTGAGGTCGTACAATCCGCTCATGCCGAGGATGCGGTGCACCGCCTCGGGGTACTTGAGCCCGAAGGTGACCGCGTGGCTGGCGCCGAGGCTGGCGCCGGTGGCGATGACGAAGGGATTGGGGTTGCGCCAGGCGGAGAAGGGGAGCGCCTCTTCCCGGACGTAGCGGTAGTACTGGACGTGGGTCCAGGCCCGGTGCCCCGGGGAGCACTCTTCGTTGCCCCAGTTCTCGTGGTGCGGCTGGTCCAGGCAGTAGAGCTGGATCCAGCCGTTGTCGATGTGGTCCTGGAGCACCAGGTGCATCCGGCGGTCGGGCCACTCGCGGTGGGTGCCCATGCTGGTGGGGAAGACCAGGACGCGGGCGCCGGCGTGGCCGATCACCTGCAGGGTCATCTCGCGCCCCAGCAGGGGACTCTGCCAGCTCACGGTTTCGTGATGCATGTCGGGAAGACGGGGGAGTCGGGGGAACCGGAGGAACGGGCGGCCCCCGTTCCAGCGCGGGAGAATCTACCCCAAAACGGCCGTTCCTCCATGCCCCCCACCCCCCGGCGCCGCGCCCCCGGCGGGCGGCGCCGCCGCCGGGGCGGCGGCCGGTCCGGCGGCGGCTAGGCCGCGGGCCGCAGGCTCAGCTGCATGTGGTAGGTCCCCCCTGCCCCGCGCAGCTCGAACACGCCGTTCACCGGCCCCGTGAGGGCGGCCCCGGCGGCGCCCGGGAGCCCCTGCAGCACCTCGCAGTCCTGGGCGCATTCCATCCGGCGCCAGTACGGGCTCCCCCCCTCGTTGGTGAGCAGGAGCGACACGGCGCCGATCCAGTGGGCGCCGGCGCCCTGGAGGCCGGCCACCGTGGGCCCGAGCGCCGGGCCGGCCGGATCAAGCAGCGGCCGCGGCAGGCCGGAGAGCGCCAGGGTGGCGGCCTTCGCGGCGTCAGTCTCCGGGGCCAGCTCCCCCGACTCGGCCTCCAGCACGGAGATGACCACCCGCACCGAGTCGCCCGGGGCCAGCTCGAGCCGCTGCAGCTCGGTGGGCTGGACGATGCCGTTGTTCACGATGCCGAACCGGGCCCCGGCCGGGAGCCGGGCGCTGCTGGAGACCCGTGGGCCGACCACGGAGACCAGGAAGTACGGGGCGTCGGCCTGGTCGGCGCTGCCGCGGGCCGTGGTGAGGGCGGCGGCGTGGAGAGTACCCAGGGTGATCGAGACGTGGCTGGGCGCGGGGGCGGGCACCAGCAGGGCAGCGAGGGCCCAGGCAGGCAGCATTGGGAGGGGCATGAGGGGACTCGAAGTGAGGGGTGAGCCGGAACCGGTCGCGGCTGGGGACGACCGACACCGTGCCCAGCCACACGCCGGCGGGGCCCCGTCCTCCCCCCCCGCCCGCTCCGCCCCTAGCTTTCCCGCATGCCCAACCCCATCCGGTTCGTCTTCGCCGTCCACCTGCACCAGCCGGTGGGCAACTTCGACTCGGTCTTCGAGCAGCACCTGGCCGACGTCTACCGCCCCTTCCTGGAGAAGGTGGACGAGCGCGGCTTCCTCCCGGTGGTGCTGCACCTCTCCGGGCCGCTGCTCGAGTGGCTGGAGCGGCACGACCCGGGCTACCTCGACCAGCTGGCGCGGCTGGCGGGCGACGGGCGCCTGGAACTCCTCTGCGGCGGGATGTACGAGCCGATCCTCGCCAGCCTGCCGCGGCAGGACCGGGTGGAGCAGGTGGGCTGGCTGCGCGAGGCGATCGCCCGGCGCTTCGGGGTGAACCCCACCGGCCTGTGGCTGACCGAACGGGTGTGGGAGCCCGACCTCACCGCCGACCTGGTCGACGCCGGGGTGCGCTACGCCCTGGTGGACGACCGGCACTTCCTGGTCGGCGGGTTCGAGCGGGAGCGGCTCCACGTCCCCTTCCGGACCGAGCACGACGGCCGCCAGCTGGCGCTCTTCCCCATCGACGAGCGGCTCCGCTACCTGATCCCCTTCCGCCCCCCGGCCGAGACCGCCGCGCACCTGCGCGAGCTGGCCGCGGCCGGCCAGCCCCTGGCCGTCTTCGCCGATGACGGCGAGAAGTTCGGCGGCTGGCCCGGCACCCGGAAATGGGTGTACGAGGACGGCTGGCTGGACCAGTTCCTCTCCACCCTGGGCGCGCTGGTGGACGGCGGCGAGGTGCACCTCACCACCTTCGCGGAGGCGCTCGAGGCCATCCCCTCCGGCGGGCTGGCGTACCTCCCCACCGCGTCCTACCGCGAGATGGAGGCGTGGTCCCTGCCGGCCCCAGGCGCCCGCCGGCTGCATGCCCTGGAGCGGGAGCTCGGCGAGGAGCGGCTGGCGGGACCGGACGGCGCGCTCCTCCGGGGGGCGCACTGGCGCAACTTCCTGGTGAAGTACCCCGAGTCCAACCGGATGCACAAGAAGATGGTGGCGCTCTCGGCCCTGTGCCGCCGCGCCGGCGACCCCCCCGAGGCCCGGCGGGCGGTGGGCCGGGCGCAGTGCAACGACGCCTACTGGCACGGCGTCTTCGGCGGGCTCTACCTGCCCCACCTGCGCGACGCGATCTGGGCCGAGCTGGCGCGGGCGGAGGCCATCCTGCGCCAGGGCGAAGGCGTGGCGTGGGAACTCCGCGACATCGACCAGGACGGCCACGAGGAGCTGTGGATCCATGACGCCACCTACTCCGCCATCCTGAGCCCCGCCCGGGGCGGCCTGATCGAGGAGTACACGGTCTTCGCGCACGGGATCAACTACGCCAACACCCTCACCCGGCGGCGCGAGGCGTACCACGAGCCCGCCCCGGGCAGCGCCCGGGTCAGCCACCACGACGCCGATGGCACCCCCGTGGCCAGCGCCCTGGGCGAGCAGATGCGGCACAACGAGCTCCCGCCGGTGGACCCGGAGGCGCGCGCGCTGCTCCGGGAACGGGGCCTCGACCTCGAGGTGGACCAGGGGATGTTCGAGCGGGGGGACTACGACCCCGACTGGAGCGTGGCCGGCGCGCGGCTGGCCATGGAGGTGGCCCGCGAGGGGGACGACGGCGTGGTGGTGAGCTTCCGCGCCGTGGAGGCGGGGGTGCCGGTGTTCGAGAAGCGGTATCACTTCCGGCGCGGCGGCGGGATCGTGGCGGAGTACCGCTGGGTGCCGGCCGCGCTGGGACCGGAGACCGCCTTCACCGTGGAGGTGAGCTACGGCGGGCCGCTCGAGATCACCGCCGAGCCGGCGGCCACCGTCTGGGCCTACCCGATCGTGACCACCGCCAAGTCGGAGAAGGAGCTGGAGCGGACCGTGCAGGGGCGGGCCGCATGCTTCGGGTGGCCCACCGACACCACCGAGGCGCGGCTGGAGCTGATTCCCGGCCCGCGCTAGGCGCCCGGCGCGCCCCGCTCAGCCGTAGCGCGTTTCGGCCTCGAGCACCGCGAGGGTGTGGGCGTAGATCGCGTCGGCCTCGGCGTGGCTGTTGCCGATGGCGGTGAGCCCCACCTTCCCGTACTGGCTCAGCGCCCCGATCATGTGGAACAGGACGCCGGTCTCGGTGCGATGGCTGAAGTTGAGCTGATTGATCGTGACGATCTCCAGCAGGTCCTCCGGCGAGATCCCGCGGTAGCGGCTGGCGTGCAGGTTGTCGGTGGCCCGGTAGTACATGTGCCGGCCGCTGGTGGAGGCGTAGAGGCCGGTCTCCGGCTCCAGGGCGCCCCCGCAGAGGAAGCGCAGCGCCAGGAACGGGTGGGTGGTGCCGCCGAGCCGCAGGTTGATCTCGATCGCGAAGACCTCCCAGGGCGCGCCCGGCGCCGCCCGGCGCACCATGAAGTCCACCCCATACCGGCTCACCACGCCATGCGCGGCCAGGGCCTTGCCCACCGCCACCCCGGCCTCCTGCACCGCCTGCCGGTAGTCGTCGGCCGCCGGGAAACGGCAGCCCAGGAAGATCTGGCCGGTCTCGGGGTCGAGGATCTGGTCGTGGGTGGAGAGGGGCAGCACCTCGCCGTCGGGGCTGGTGCGCAGCTGCGCGCTGGGGGAGCGGGTCTCCGCGCCCTCGATGAACTCCTCCACGATCCCGCCCATCTCGCTGAACTTGGCGAAGAACCGCTCCCGCCGTTCGCCGCGGGCCACGAAGCTCACCCGCCGGAAGGCGCGCTCCAGCGCCATCCGGTCGGGCGCGACGGGGTAGCGGAAGGTCGCGTTGCCCTCGCCCGAGAACCCCTCGTTCAGCTTGATCACCGCCCGGCGCACCTGGGGGCGCTCCCGGCGGAGGCTCCACAGGGCATCGAGCACGTCGTGATCGTCGCGCAGGTCCTCGTACCCCGCGGGGCAGGCCACCCCCGCCTCCTGGAACAGCTTCCGGCTCCCCGACTTGCTGCCGAGCGGCGCCAGCGCGGGATCGGCGCCGTTGAGCGGGATGCCGAGCAGCACCGAGAGCTTCCGCTCGAGCGGGGTGGCATTGAAGACCGAGAGGTAGGCCTGGGCCGGGTTGCGGATGGCGCAGCGGATCCGTTCGATCAGCCGGGGCCGCTCCAGGATCTTTTCGGTCAGCGGCCGGGGGGATCCGTCGAAGGCGCACAGCATGGTGAGCCGGGCACGCGCGTGGCTGGCGGGGATGCCGAGCAGCAGGTTGAGCAGGTACTCGAGGATGACCGGGTGCACCGGCTGGGAGGTCACGTACACCACGTGCGCCCGCGGATTGCGCAGCCGGATCAACAGGAAGAGCAGCCGCTCCTCGTAGAAGCTCGCCCCGTGCAGTTGCGCCAGCTCCCGCTGGTCGAGCGTGAGCGAGGGGACCACCACCGTGGTGCAGGGCGCGTCGTCGTCGGAGGCCAGCAGTTGCCAGACATCACGCAGCCGGGGCTTGAGCCGCTCAAAGCGGGCAAGCTCCTCCTCGAGGGTCAGCTGGCTGGCGAACGGCGGATGGGGGATCATGCGCGCTCCCCCCGGGGTGGGGGACGATGGGCGGGAGTCCGGCTCCCGCCTACCCACCCTACGGAAGGGCGGTGCGCGTCAGCGTGAGGTTGGCGTGAAGCTTGGTTCAGAGCGGGCGGGGGTCCGGCGGCGGGGCACGGCGGCCGCGCGCGGCCGCCGCTCCCCGCCCCTGCGCCTCAGGGCGTGAACTGGGTGGCCTTGGGCTCCACGCGCAGGATCCACAGGCCGGTGTTGATGTCCGGGACGAAGATGGTGCCGTTCTTCACCACCGCGCCCCACGCAAAGGTGGACCGCTTGCGGGCGCCCATGGAATCCGAAGTGAAGATCCACGAGATCTCCCGGCCCTGCCGCAGCAGGTCCCCCTTGAGCTCGCCCGAGATGTCGAGCACCCGCGCGCCGCCGTGGTAGTTGCCCAGGTAGAGCGTGTCACCCTCCACCCAGACGTTGTGCACCCCGCCGTCGGTGGGCTCGTACCAGGCCACCTTCCGCGGGTGCTCGATGTCGGAGACGTCGATGACGTGGAGCTTGCCCCAGGTCAGGTCGTTCCCGTCGGCCAGCCCGCGGGCCTCGCGTGAGGCGTAGACCTCGTCGCCCACGAAGACGTACTTCCCCGCCCGCCACGCGGTGTGGGTGCCGCGGGCGCCCAGCCCGTAGAGCTGGTCGATCCGGGCGTATTCCTCGTTGAGGTCGTACTTGAACTGCGACACCAGCACCGGGTGCTCCGGGCTGCCGCCCTTGAGGCCGTTGCCCACGTCCAGGATGATGAGCCCGTCGTTCCAGTACGAGAGATACGCCAGCCCGTCGGTGACGGCGATGTCGTGCAGGTAGCGGCCCGCCTCGGCCTGCTCGGTCTGCCAGCGCGCGACTTCCTTCGGGTGCCAGGGGTCCTGCAGGTCGATCACCCGCATGGACCCGGTGGCGTCATCGGTGATGTAGGCGTGGCCGCGGCTCACGTAGCTCGAGTGCACCCCGCCGGTGACGGTCTCGGTGTAGTCGGCGATGACCTTCGGGTGGCAGGGGTCGCTCGCCTCGAAGACCTTGAGGCCGTTCTTCCGGTTGCTCGCGCCCTCGCGGGAGAACACGCCGAACTTGCCATCCTCGGTGGTCATGATGTCATTGACGATCTGGGCGTCGACCATCATCGAGTCCACGATCCGCGGGGCGCGGGGATCCTCGACGTTGATCACGTAGACCCGGTCGGCGATCGTGGACATGTAGGCGCACTGCCCGGAGGGATGCACCCAGACCTCCGCGCCGCGGAACGCCAGCGGCACCCGGCCCAGCACCTCCATGCCACGGCCCACGCGCCGGGGCTGGACCGTCACCACCGCGTCGGCGGTGTAGGCGCCGGCGGTGGCGGTGACGGTGTAGCGCCCCGGCTGCTCCGCCACGAAG encodes:
- a CDS encoding DUF3536 domain-containing protein, with protein sequence MTVPRSIVVHGHFYQPPREDPWLDEVEADPSAAPAHDWNARIEQECYRAVGAARLPGAGGRIARIVNLYEWMSFNVGPTLLEWLEHAAPDTYRLFLQADRASAARLGHGNAVAMPYHHAILPLSTRREKVTEVRWGIADFRRRFSRDPEGMWLPETAVDEETLDVLAQEGIRFTILAPTQVDPVPPAGLPALVRTLGGRSIGVFVYDGPISHDVAFGPLVRDGLAWGARMLERHADAAGPVLVSAATDGETFGHHHAFGEMALAMMLERLREFPGVRVENYASFLARHGVTHEARLVAPSAWSCSHGVERWRSDCGCKMAHDPPTQQRWRGPLREAMGWLTEAAHRIYDHEAPTLFTDPAAALAGYGEVMGQGPAAVHAYALAAARPGLAPEQLCRAAELLELERGALRSLTSCAWFFDDIGGIEALQVLRYAARVVGLAGPEAAALEDGLTTRLAAAESNARTLGSGREIYFQRARPHLDPPLRIAAGLAAARALAPAAAASPAWELSGPDGDLTLTDRRTGRGIRLAVALEREGLELRATVRALPDGAGIVLALTDLPERQRSAIAGAIRGGELRRLLTVEEHARLEQGEELRPLVRQALTRRVQGLAEDRSPAALAAVTELLVLLDQLGQAVPFDAQTAFYRVWQAHGADEGAMARLAHRMGFVAG
- a CDS encoding gamma-glutamyl-gamma-aminobutyrate hydrolase family protein, whose translation is MPQRQNRPVIGLTTQTLHSIDGIPAGLPESWVMNQRYFLATTIVGGVPWMVPLLDDDEDTLYEIYRHLDGILIPGGVDMDPATFGEDRHPKLGAVDPARDRVELQLTKWAIEDRKPVLGLCRGIQVINVALGGTLYQDIADQIPQAIKHDYFPTAGFERDHLAHEVTVAPGSRLHGVMERQTFKVNSMHHQAIKALAPDLVPSATSPDGVIEAVESPSDHFLVGVQWHPEVFELTDPHTRHLFHEFISAAKQWRRQWVG
- a CDS encoding carboxylate-amine ligase; this translates as MKAPSLTLGVEEEYQIIDPVTRELRSYITEILKEDSVVLGEVKPELHQSMVEVGTKVCHHPAEVRAELVRLRRLVMDLAAKQGLQVIAAGSHPFSSWLEQQITPLDRYIGVKEDLQELAQRLLIFGTHVHIGIEDREFLIDAMNVSRYLLPHVLCLSTSSPFWMGRQTGLKSYRSIVFRDFPRTGIPRSLHSWSEFEGLVNTMVGTNCIPNASKIWWDVRPSWSYPTLEFRVCDVCTRVDEAVCIAAIFQAIIAKLWKLRRDNLTFRVYPSALIDENKWRAVRYGLDGKLIDFGKSQELPARALIREMIEWFLDDVIDELGTRKEVEYAFKILDGGTSADRQIAAFKQTGDMKSVVDHLVRETAEGVV
- a CDS encoding esterase, producing the protein MHHETVSWQSPLLGREMTLQVIGHAGARVLVFPTSMGTHREWPDRRMHLVLQDHIDNGWIQLYCLDQPHHENWGNEECSPGHRAWTHVQYYRYVREEALPFSAWRNPNPFVIATGASLGASHAVTFGLKYPEAVHRILGMSGLYDLTRMTGGYADDNVYQVNPMQFMPHEHDPGRLAAFRRQDIILAIGRTDPMYQNNSDFSGILWQKGIGNALRVWDGHAHDWPYWEQMVRIYLQGHD
- a CDS encoding DUF1925 domain-containing protein, yielding MPNPIRFVFAVHLHQPVGNFDSVFEQHLADVYRPFLEKVDERGFLPVVLHLSGPLLEWLERHDPGYLDQLARLAGDGRLELLCGGMYEPILASLPRQDRVEQVGWLREAIARRFGVNPTGLWLTERVWEPDLTADLVDAGVRYALVDDRHFLVGGFERERLHVPFRTEHDGRQLALFPIDERLRYLIPFRPPAETAAHLRELAAAGQPLAVFADDGEKFGGWPGTRKWVYEDGWLDQFLSTLGALVDGGEVHLTTFAEALEAIPSGGLAYLPTASYREMEAWSLPAPGARRLHALERELGEERLAGPDGALLRGAHWRNFLVKYPESNRMHKKMVALSALCRRAGDPPEARRAVGRAQCNDAYWHGVFGGLYLPHLRDAIWAELARAEAILRQGEGVAWELRDIDQDGHEELWIHDATYSAILSPARGGLIEEYTVFAHGINYANTLTRRREAYHEPAPGSARVSHHDADGTPVASALGEQMRHNELPPVDPEARALLRERGLDLEVDQGMFERGDYDPDWSVAGARLAMEVAREGDDGVVVSFRAVEAGVPVFEKRYHFRRGGGIVAEYRWVPAALGPETAFTVEVSYGGPLEITAEPAATVWAYPIVTTAKSEKELERTVQGRAACFGWPTDTTEARLELIPGPR
- a CDS encoding ATP-grasp domain-containing protein, whose amino-acid sequence is MIPHPPFASQLTLEEELARFERLKPRLRDVWQLLASDDDAPCTTVVVPSLTLDQRELAQLHGASFYEERLLFLLIRLRNPRAHVVYVTSQPVHPVILEYLLNLLLGIPASHARARLTMLCAFDGSPRPLTEKILERPRLIERIRCAIRNPAQAYLSVFNATPLERKLSVLLGIPLNGADPALAPLGSKSGSRKLFQEAGVACPAGYEDLRDDHDVLDALWSLRRERPQVRRAVIKLNEGFSGEGNATFRYPVAPDRMALERAFRRVSFVARGERRERFFAKFSEMGGIVEEFIEGAETRSPSAQLRTSPDGEVLPLSTHDQILDPETGQIFLGCRFPAADDYRQAVQEAGVAVGKALAAHGVVSRYGVDFMVRRAAPGAPWEVFAIEINLRLGGTTHPFLALRFLCGGALEPETGLYASTSGRHMYYRATDNLHASRYRGISPEDLLEIVTINQLNFSHRTETGVLFHMIGALSQYGKVGLTAIGNSHAEADAIYAHTLAVLEAETRYG